In Solanum lycopersicum chromosome 3, SLM_r2.1, the genomic stretch TTATACTGAGATAACTAATTTCCAACCAAACAACCCCTAAGGGGATTCCAAGAGTACGGTGACTCGGGTTATTACACAAAGGATTAACCTAAGCTTAAGCTAGGTGGGCCACATTATGGTTCTCAACTTTCAATCCCGAGGGAAGAAACATGTATTTTCTCTGTTTCGAAAAAGATGTCCCGATTTTCTTTTTAGtgtgtttcaaaaagaatatgaCCCCTTTTTTTTCTGGCAACAAGttaactttaactttttacgtggcatgtttaatgccacaagattaaagggcattttggtacatttgacataactttaatttagaaccacaagattaaaaagtcttctttcttttcttaaaatccgtttcaagtcaaattaggtcattcttttttaaacggaggaaGTATAACTAACTTTGGATTGACTGTTTGATAGGattacttttataataatatgagtATCAATAAACTCttaatttatttagaatttgaatttggtAGATGCGTTAAGGAGGTtacagaaaaataataatattgtgtaaCAAACacacatgatgaaatgaaaaataatacacaagaaaacaaaaataaataaatacttagtATATACCAATAATGTAAGAGAAATTTTACATTATCATCGATCATCTGCcattacaacaataataacttctAGCGGTAACAAATAAACACATTAATAAAGAGCGCTAAAGTTTTTACCGATATTAGTTAAGTGTAATTAGATTCAATATGCCGTTAAAGACTTCAGGGACATAAAAAAAATGCTAATTAccactaaaaatacatatttaatgacAATTAAGCTATTGACGATTTACCGCTAAAAgtcatttttgatatattttaccTGCTTTAAGGCAATTGAGCTACTGTCGTTAACAtgtcttatttttcaaaataatgctCACATTATTCAACAAATGTCAAAGTTTATAGCATAACATTTGCATGGTTTTGAATCACATCCCAAGCATTAGCAATATGGGAATAGTGTGTGAGAGGTGCACCAATTGCAAAACGGATCATGTAAATTCCTCCAACTATTGTATGAGTCATATGAATAACACCACTTGAATTAATTGATTCCAATAACTTCTCATTGAACTCGTTCACTCTCACTTCATCAACAAACTCAAACTTCTTTTGTAATGCTGAAGGTGAAACCCTAAAACACACCATAGAAAAATTTGTAGGGACCACAATTTCAAACCTTTTATCCATTGATATAAGTCCTTCAAAATTCTTAGCCATTTTGATATGACttcttatgaattttttaatgttgACTACACCATGACATCATAACACAAACCATAACTTCAATGCTCTAAACCTCCTACTTAAGGTAATTTGCCAATTTTTGTAATCTACCACCTGTATGTTATATAGgaaaatcatcaacatataataatttgaacataGGTGTAAATaactattaaatttaattataggTTTTACCTGTTGGGATTCACTAGCTTTGTTTCTCAAGTATTCAGGTGTAGTTGATAAGGCTTTTGTGAGTGAATTTGGATCTTTCACCCAAATACAACAACAATCCAATGTACAAAATAACCATTTGTGTGCATTTAGACTAAAAGAATTTGCATTTTCAACGCCATtaagaaaatgttgaaattcTGGGCAAATGCATGCACTTCCTGCATACGCTGCATCAACATGTACCtatgatatatgtatattaaaaaaaaagatgatttcttCTAATCGTTTAGGTTGTTAAATGATATAGTCAAAATTAAATCGTACGTACCCAAATTCCATATTCTTTAGCAATTTGACAAAGTGGATGTAATGGATCAATAGTGGTTGTTGAAGTAGTTCCAATAGTTGCACACAAGAATAAGGGTACTAATCCAACTTTTATATCTTTTTGAATAGCTTCACGTAATGATTTTGGACATAGGGCAAACTCAGTAGCCTTTTGTTGTTGGGATAGCGCAAAAATTTTCTGATCTAATCCCAGAtatcttgatagatttttggaAACATGAATGAGTTTGATCAGATGAATAAACTACTAGTTTTCCAATGTTGTCTCTTCCAATTTTTTCCAACATTTGATCTCTTGCAGCAACAATAGTGCTCAACATAGCTTCACAAGTTGTACCTATTAGAAATAGTAAAAAGGTACGTTAATTCATGCAACTACATACGTCATGTTTTTATTCAAACATATCAAGTATGGTATATGTAGttgttattttttagaaatcttGTTTGGACAATTGATCAATCATTATTACTAGTTGGCATGtatttgaatatgaatatttggAAAGTTACCTTGTATAACACCTCCACCACCCCCAGAGAAAAGGTATGTGTTAGGTAGATTAATCAATTTTCCAAGCCAAT encodes the following:
- the LOC101255174 gene encoding LOW QUALITY PROTEIN: phenylacetaldehyde synthase-like (The sequence of the model RefSeq protein was modified relative to this genomic sequence to represent the inferred CDS: deleted 1 base in 1 codon; substituted 1 base at 1 genomic stop codon) → MNSTRKLILEHDDGECSSSNTSSSTLLDPEEFRRQGHMMVDFLADYFHNIQNYPVRSQVEPGYLTKILPDSAPYHPESIEEILEDVKRNIFPGLTHWQSPFFFAYFPCISSSAGILGEMLSVGLNVVGFSWITSPAATELENIVMDWLGKLINLPNTYLFSGGGGGVIQGTTCEAMLSTIVAARDQMLEKIGRDNIGKLVVYSSDQTHSCFQKSIKISGIRSENFCAIPTTKATEFALCPKSLREAIQKDIKVGLVPLFLCATIGTTSTTTIDPLHPLCQIAKEYGIWVHVDAAYAGSACICPEFQHFLNGVENANSFSLNAHKWLFCTLDCCCIWVKDPNSLTKALSTTPEYLRNKASESQQVVDYKNWQITLSRRFRALKLWFVLXCHGVVNIKKFIRSHIKMAKNFEGLISMDKRFEIVVPTNFSMVCFRVSPSALQKKFEFVDEVRVNEFNEKLLESINSSGVIHMTHTIVGGIYMIRFAIGAPLTHYSHIANAWDVIQNHANVML